In one Actinomycetota bacterium genomic region, the following are encoded:
- a CDS encoding GGDEF domain-containing protein: MTDERFSGTTKFLLQSWLDLSDVIEAHPEIKKLLFDPVTGLPTTPLLFPRIRMLIEERGEVSLLALNVVRYSRIEEIYGWKVFDDVMRKIAHALESITGTILRDSDIVAELMVAGNAFVVVLSPPRNSLHMDPEARQMIAEKVETTVREILAAEVDPSVYRRFGCYVGGSTINDEPNVRLERLVHLALDRALSDSGTREAVDASYRAERLRYILAKEQVTTYIHPVLKLDDMSVVGYEALSRGPANTEFEHPDKLFRVAYDENLVLSLERLCRKKALEAAASMPEGRLMFINIEPDAVTDPELREIMTTTLLSCSGITPERIVLEITERTAITDFVTFRATLEYLRALGFGIAIDDAGAGYGSLQCLAETCPEWLKVDISLVRGIDSDETRTQLVASLVQFAEKMNVRLIAEGIETVEELRALKNLGVRYGQGFLFARPTADFPADEEFTSFCNV; encoded by the coding sequence GTGACGGACGAGCGTTTCAGCGGAACAACGAAGTTTTTGTTGCAATCATGGCTTGACTTAAGTGATGTCATCGAAGCGCATCCTGAGATAAAGAAGCTGTTATTCGATCCGGTGACCGGCTTGCCGACAACCCCGCTGCTCTTTCCCAGGATTCGCATGCTGATCGAAGAGCGAGGCGAGGTCTCGCTGCTCGCGCTCAACGTGGTCAGATACTCGAGGATCGAAGAGATTTACGGCTGGAAGGTATTCGACGATGTCATGCGAAAGATCGCTCATGCCCTTGAGTCGATAACCGGCACGATCCTGCGTGATTCGGATATAGTGGCCGAGCTCATGGTCGCCGGAAATGCCTTCGTGGTTGTACTTTCGCCGCCGAGAAACTCCTTGCACATGGACCCGGAAGCGCGTCAGATGATCGCGGAAAAAGTCGAGACAACGGTGCGTGAGATATTGGCGGCAGAGGTGGATCCGTCCGTCTATCGCCGGTTTGGTTGCTATGTGGGCGGATCGACAATAAACGATGAGCCCAACGTTCGCCTGGAGCGTCTGGTTCACCTGGCGCTGGACAGGGCGTTGAGTGATTCGGGCACGCGGGAAGCGGTCGATGCGAGCTATCGTGCGGAGCGGCTTAGATACATTCTGGCAAAGGAGCAGGTAACAACCTACATCCATCCGGTCCTCAAGCTTGACGACATGTCTGTGGTTGGATATGAGGCGCTGTCGCGCGGCCCGGCTAACACGGAGTTCGAGCATCCCGATAAGCTTTTCCGCGTCGCGTACGATGAAAATCTGGTTTTAAGCCTGGAGCGGCTGTGCAGAAAAAAAGCGCTTGAAGCCGCGGCTTCGATGCCTGAGGGGCGCCTGATGTTCATCAACATCGAGCCCGATGCAGTGACCGATCCGGAGCTACGCGAGATCATGACTACAACGCTCTTGTCTTGCTCGGGGATTACCCCTGAAAGGATCGTTTTGGAGATCACCGAGCGCACTGCGATAACGGACTTCGTGACTTTCAGGGCCACGCTTGAGTATTTGCGCGCGCTTGGATTTGGTATCGCGATAGATGACGCTGGCGCCGGCTACGGATCCTTGCAGTGCCTCGCTGAGACCTGTCCAGAGTGGCTGAAGGTGGACATATCGCTTGTGCGCGGGATCGACTCCGATGAAACGCGTACACAGCTTGTTGCGAGCCTGGTTCAGTTCGCCGAGAAGATGAATGTTCGGCTGATAGCTGAAGGCATTGAGACGGTAGAAGAGCTGCGCGCACTGAAGAACTTGGGGGTCAGGTACGGGCAAGGCTTCCTGTTTGCGCGGCCCACAGCGGATTTCCCTGCCGATGAGGAGTTTACCTCGTTTTGTAATGTATGA